The nucleotide sequence TTCCACTGCTCTTCTTTTGAAGAGACataaattcaaaaacaaagCTTCAAAGGAAGAACAAGAGTGCTAAAGTGAAGAGATGGGTCTATCTCAAGTCTGGCAATGGCAAAACATACTCCGTAGGAAATTCTTTAGATCATCCCAGACTGATCAATTTGTTGTTCTTCATCCCAACCCAAGCTCAAGTCCACCAGAAGATTCAAGCACAGAAGCGACAGCCAGGTCAGAGAACTTCACCCATGGCACAACTCCATCATCTCAGCAGAATGTGATCGCGGAAGAGCAGAATGTGATCACCGAAGAAGATATTGCAGCCATAAAAATTCAAGCAGTTTTCAGGGGTCATCTTGTAAGTCTATAAGCCCTTACACCTCTCTTCAATAGCACATTTTATGAATACTACTTTAGCATTTACGCTGAATCCTATTGCGTGCTCTTAAATCTTACCATGAACAGGCTAGACGAGCATTTAGCGCACTTCGGAGCCTGGTAAAGCTGCAAGCATTGGCTCGTGGGTTGTATGTGCGGAAGCAATCACAGATAGCCCTGCATTGTATGCATGCACTTGTGCGGTTACAGGTCCGGGTTCGTGCAAGGCAACTCCTCGGCATATGTAGTGATGACTGATTGATCTCCACCTCTTCTGTGTAAAACATTTCAAAGGTGATTTCTAACATTACTCAAACCAAGAGAAACACCCTAAACAATCTAATTATTGTATTCAACATCAGCGTTGTAAACTTTGAGACAGTACTGTCACTATCAACTGTAAGAACACTATAGTTATGTAACAGAGTGGTCTAAGATATATGAAGGATGAAGAAAATGGACACAAATGACCATTTATTTTATTCAAACAAAAACCATTGGGAAaggcatgaaaagtgaaaactggGTTAACCATCTGGAAAATTTCCCTACGACATAAAAATTTTTAGTTAGGGCAAATGGTCAATGTGATCAAATCATCGGTTAAGTTATAAACAGAATTTTGTCATCTGATGTTCAGTGATGACCCCTTCTGAGTACGAGAAAAAGCCACCAGATGATTTGTCCTTGCAGCGATCTTCTCTATCAGGCCCAACCTTTTCAAAGGATGCGATGCTTAACACTTGTTTGATAGGAAGCAAATATAGATTTAGGATTAGGCACTATAGTACCTCCTAGGCTATTTGCTGAAGCATATCTATGATTTCTGCAAAATTGGGTCTTTGAGTTGGATCTTGTTGCCAGCATCTCTCTAGCAGATGTGCAAGTTTGGGGTGAGTATGCTTGGGTATAGTTGGTCGTAGTCCCTACAGCAGCATTAGTCGAATTATATTCCTTAACAGAAAAGGTTTAGCAGTATTTTGCtaacagaaaaggaaaaaagaataccTTTTGCACCACGCCAACCGCTGCTTGTAATGGAGTCAAGAAGGCATGTGGAAGCTGGCATTTtgataataaaataaatgatgAGAGGAAAAATGAAGTCAATGACTTtataaatcaaagaaaacaagGAAATGAGAGACAAGGTTCCAGTAATGATGAAATTGAACTTATTTTTGAATCCTCTTAAAAAGAAAAGGCCTACTTCTCCAGTTAGAAGCTCCCATAGAGCTATTCCAAAACTGAAAACATCCGCCTTGTGGTCATATGGTTTGTGCTCGATCACCTTCATTCATTAAGACTACTGTAAGTTATTATAAGGAAGTAACTATTTCTTTTACCAAGTAGGAATTACATTCCAAGGCTTTAAAAATACAGAGTTGGCTAGTGGGAAGTCCAAATTATGGaaataaaaaatgtataaaAGAGACAAGATCAGAAAATTAACCTGCATGTATATAGCACTACAGGAACATTATTGGTTACACTAAACGCAAGCTCAAAAGTCAAAAACTTCAGATAATTTATGGCAACAAGCATGACATCTAGTAACAGCATTAATAAATCATACAAATATGaaactaagagtgtgtttggattgagggatttggagagaagggaggggagggggagagaagggaagggaagggggactatttttccctctcccatgtttggatagataaaaaaaagaaggaaagaaaatttgtttaatttactaatttatccttatttttatgttaaaatattatgtacaagggtaaaatagatatttaacttacaaatgacttaattagtaatcctttccctccaaatgactccattttggaaagaaagaattttaacaaaaatttaatgaaatcttccttccaaatcccctcaaatccctccccttaatttttaataaactatccaaacaagggaattggaaggaaactctatttcccttcatttcccttccctccaaatccctcaatccaaacacactctaagagttGATGTCCGATGAATACATACCTCTGGAGCCATCCAGCGGTATGTCCCAGTCTCAGCTGTCATCACTCCAGATTGGGCCCGCACTCTGGCAACCCCAAAATCAGCAACTTTAACAACCTGTACATCCAGGATCTAGTCTTTAGAATGAGCATAAATGATTTCACCAGTAAGATAGTGAGCATATACAAAAGGTATAGTTTCATTGGATCAATTCATGTGTAGCTTTGCCAGCGCCAGATGATGATTCTTTAAATACGAACTTTTCAAAATTTAAGATGCCATCTCTCTGATTTTGCAAAGCCAAAGGCGAAGAGTAACCAGTCCAAACTCAAGAAAGCACAAGGACGGGGCTCATGCacaaataagaaaatattttctttgatgCATAAAAGATGGTTACAGCAATGCATTACTATATAACTCATGGCCATTTCACCCAATAAAAACAGCTTAGAAAAAGTGCAAGCAATAAAATCAAAAGTCACTCTATGCTTCAAAGGAAAAGCACAGCAAGTAATGATCACCCGATCATAAATCTCAGATTCATCTAATATGAAAAACGTAAAAAATATAGATATCTACATCATTTTTCGGTTTGATAGTTCGAATTGTTCAAAACCGGAGCAGGGGTAGGTGATTTAAATCCTGCCCTAAGGTACTGCTGCTCCATCATATATATCTACCTCATATTGAAGAATCAGTTTTTGATTCCgataaaggaaacaaaattcTTCCAAGACAAAAATAGAGAAAAGCAGGTTCACTTCTTACGTCGTTTTCATCCATCAGCAGATTAGCAGTTTTCAGGTCCCTGTGAATAATGTTATTTTGGTGAAGATAGCTCATTCCCTTGGATACATCAACTGCTACTTTCAGCAAAGTTGGAAGCGCAAATGAACCCTTTTGTTTATGGAGAAAGTCATATATACTTCCTTTAGCCATGAACTCTGAATACACACAAAGAACCGTCAAAAAAGAATACAAGGACAATAAAACAATCAAGTCATCCAGAATTT is from Tripterygium wilfordii isolate XIE 37 chromosome 14, ASM1340144v1, whole genome shotgun sequence and encodes:
- the LOC120014796 gene encoding protein IQ-DOMAIN 1, with product MGLSQVWQWQNILRRKFFRSSQTDQFVVLHPNPSSSPPEDSSTEATARSENFTHGTTPSSQQNVIAEEQNVITEEDIAAIKIQAVFRGHLARRAFSALRSLVKLQALARGLYVRKQSQIALHCMHALVRLQVRVRARQLLGICSDD